The following are from one region of the Quercus robur chromosome 1, dhQueRobu3.1, whole genome shotgun sequence genome:
- the LOC126729124 gene encoding pentatricopeptide repeat-containing protein At1g11290, chloroplastic-like gives MSLRSSASQIRCTLWKAANRVVSRAPMTHTFHSDTDPEHDFVCSIEKLSRPVDLDLLAQFQVHGYGTLLNPHVLNKFMSFCAKLGLLHIGIQGHSIIIKMGFGSNVYICSALVDMYGKCGEISSAQKMFDEMPQRNVVTWNSLVSGYLHVSCPGIAIDLFLEMLRVGIAPTPFSVSAVLVGCSQLEAKRLGTQVHGLSLKAGFCSKVVVGTGLVGMYSKCCSVDDSRRVFDQMLDKNILSWSSMVTGYAQNQQPDEAMVLVKDMLHWDLKPNYVTYNSLLSSFSSPNYLDHCKQIHCRVIQDGLVSNAYIVVTLAIAYSECGGSLEEFRKICLSVTKWDQISWNAVIAGFSNLGYGEESLKCFFEMRLAGVDVDFFTFASILKAVGIISALEEGKQVHALVFKSGHAANLYVQNGLVSMYARCGAIDDSKRVFISMDRHDMISWNALLSGCAHHGYGRETVQLFEQMRRAHIKPDNTTFLAVLTACSHAGLQDKGLEYFNLMRNDDFLEPPQMEHYATIVDLFGRAGNLHEAEAFINSMPIEPGLSVYKAILSACQVHGNKEIALRSVKKILELWPNDPATYVLLSNVLETGGYWDDASKVRKLMCDSGVRKTPGYSWI, from the coding sequence ATGAGCTTGCGATCGTCCGCTTCTCAAATACGGTGCACCTTGTGGAAAGCAGCCAATCGGGTGGTTTCCCGCGCTCCAATGACCCACACTTTCCACAGTGACACTGACCCAGAACACGATTTTGTATGctctatcgagaagctatcgaggccAGTTGATTTGGACCTTTTGGCTCAGTTTCAAGTTCATGGGTATGGGACTCTACTCAACCCTCACGTTCTCAACAAATTCATGTCCTTTTGCGCCAAATTGGGACTTCTTCATATTGGAATTCAAGGCCATTCAATTATTATCAAAATGGGTTTCGGTTCAAATGTGTATATATGCAGTGCTCTGGTAGATATGTATGGTAAATGTGGTGAAATTTCAAGCGCTCAGAAaatgtttgatgaaatgcctcAGAGAAATGTAGTCACTTGGAATTCTTTGGTTTCTGGGTATTTGCATGTTAGTTGCCCGGGAATTgctattgatttatttttggaGATGTTGCGAGTGGGGATAGCTCCAACTCCATTCAGTGTTTCGGCTGTTTTGGTGGGTTGTTCCCAATTGGAAGCTAAAAGGCTTGGAACTCAGGTGCACGGTCTAAGTTTAAAAGCAGGATTTTGCTCTAAGGTTGTTGTGGGAACAGGTTTAGTTGGTATGTATTCAAAGTGCTGCAGTGTGGATGATTCAAGGCGGGTATTTGATCAAATGTTGGATAAAAATATCTTAAGTTGGAGTTCCATGGTTACTGGCTATGCGCAAAATCAACAACCAGATGAGGCGATGGTGTTAGTAAAAGATATGCTGCATTGGGATCTTAAGCCAAATTATGTAACTTATAATAGTTTGCTGAGTTCATTTTCTAGTCCTAATTATTTGGATCATTGCAAGCAGATTCATTGCCGTGTAATTCAGGATGGTTTAGTGTCTAATGCATATATAGTGGTTACCCTTGCGATTGCATATTCGGAATGTGGTGGTAGCTTGGAGGAATTTCGGAAGATTTGTTTGAGTGTCACAAAATGGGATCAAATCTCATGGAACGCAGTCATTGCTGGGTTTTCTAATTTAGGTTATGGTGAGGAGTCCTTGAAATGCTTCTTTGAAATGAGGTTGGCTGGTGTTGATGTAGACTTCTTCACATTTGCAAGCATTCTAAAAGCTGTTGGAATTATTTCAGCTCTTGAAGAGGGGAAGCAGGTCCATGCTTTGGTTTTCAAAAGTGGACATGCTGCAAATTTATATGTCCAAAACGGGCTTGTTTCCATGTATGCAAGATGTGGTGCTATTGATGATTCTAAGAGAGTATTTATATCGATGGACAGACATGACATGATTTCCTGGAACGCTCTTCTTTCTGGTTGTGCTCATCATGGGTATGGTAGAGAGACTGTTCAATTGTTTGAACAGATGAGAAGAGCTCACATCAAGCCAGATAATACCACCTTCCTGGCTGTGCTCACTGCTTGTAGTCATGCAGGTTTGCAGGACAAAGGGCTTGAATACTTTAATTTGATGAGAAATGATGATTTTCTTGAACCTCCCCAAATGGAGCATTATGCTACAATTGTTGATCTTTTTGGTCGAGCTGGGAATCTCCATGAGGCAGAAGCCTTTATCAATAGCATGCCAATAGAGCCAGGACTGTCAGTCTACAAAGCTATTCTAAGCGCTTGTCAAGTTCATGGAAATAAGGAAATTGCTCTACGTTCTGTAAAAAAGATCCTGGAGCTGTGGCCGAATGACCCTGCAACTTATGTGTTGCTATCAAATGTGTTGGAGACAGGGGGTTACTGGGATGATGCATCCAAAGTACGGAAGCTCATGTGTGATTCAGGAGTGAGGAAAACTCCTGGTTATAGTTGGATTTGA
- the LOC126729135 gene encoding protein TOC75-3, chloroplastic: MHSFAAPTTHLHSTTPALSSRRRKLPSPSPSPSHSSSKRTVQCHVSPSSSQNPNNTKPLKSSSPFKPLFKTLAATSAATLLFHLRSLPSPFSSSSGGGGGGSNGGNGGRFGGNGGDGSGSDGFNDFWNKLLSPATANADEPQNQDWDAHGLPANIVVQLNKLSGFKKYKVSEILFFDRRRYTTVGTDDSFFEMVSLRPGGTYTKSQLQKELETLATCGMFEKVDMEGKTNPDGTIAVTISFAESTWQSADRFRCINVGLMPQSKPIEMDADMTDKEKLEYYRSLEKDYKRRIERARPCLLSPPVHREIMQMLRDQGKVSARLLQRIRDRVQKWYYDEGYACAQVVNFGNLNTKEVVCEVVEGDITQSNIQFLDKLGNVVEGNTQVAVVKREMPRQLRPGQVFNIEAGKQALRNINSLGLFSNIEVNPRPDEKNEGGIIVEIKLKELEQKSAEVATEWSIVPGRGGRPTLASLQPGGTITFEHRNLSGLNRSIMGSVTTSNFLNPQDDLAFKLEYAHPYLDGVYNPRNRTLRVSCFNSRKLSPVFTGGPGVDEVPPIWVDRAGVKTNITENFTRQSKFTYGLVMEEITTRDESSHICPNGQRVLPSGGISADGPPTTLSGTGIDRMAFLQANITRDNTKFLNGAIVGSRNVFQVDQGLGIGSKFPFFNRHQLTLTRFFPLKEVEEGASNPPPPVLVLHGHYGGCVGDLPSYDAFTLGGPYSVRGYNMGEIGAARNILELAAELRIPIKGTHVYAFAEHGNDLGSSKDVKGNPTEVYRRLGHGSSYGAGIKLGLVRAEYAVDHNSGTGALFFRFGERF; the protein is encoded by the exons atgcatTCCTTCGCCGCTCCAACAACCCATCTTCATTCCACAACCCCAGCTCTTTCTTCCCGACGGCGCAAAttgccttctccttctccttctccttctcacTCCTCCTCAAAACGCACCGTTCAATGTCACGTTTCCCCTTCCTCTTCTCAAAACCCTAATAATACTAAACCCCTCAAATCCTCTTCTCCCTTCAAACCCCTCTTCAAAACCCTCGCCGCCACCTCCGCCGCCACTCTCCTCTTCCACCTCCGCTCCCTCCCCTCCCCCTTCTCCTCTTCCTccggaggtggtggtggtggctccAACGGCGGTAACGGTGGTAGATTTGGAGGCAACGGCGGCGACGGGAGCGGAAGCGATGGTTTCAACGATTTCTGGAACAAACTCCTCTCTCCGGCGACAGCCAACGCCGACGAGCCCCAAAACCAGGACTGGGACGCCCATGGCCTTCCCGCCAACATCGTCGTCCAGCTCAACAAGCTCAGCGGCTTCAAGAAGTACAAAGTCTCCGAGATCCTCTTCTTCGATCGCCGCCGCTACACCACCGTGGGAACCGACGACTCTTTCTTCGAAATGGTCTCTCTCCGGCCAGGCGGTACCTACACGAAATCGCAGCTCCAGAAAGAGCTCGAAACCCTAGCCACTTGCGGAATGTTCGAGAAAGTCGACATGGAAGGGAAAACCAATCCGGACGGCACGATTGCCGTCACCATTTCCTTCGCCGAGAGCACTTGGCAATCGGCCGATAGGTTCCGGTGCATCAATGTCGGTCTAATGCCGCAATCGAAGCCGATAGAGATGGACGCCGATATGACCGATAAGGAGAAGCTAGAGTACTATAGGAGTTTGGAGAAGGATTACAAGAGGAGGATCGAGAGGGCGAGGCCGTGTTTGTTGTCGCCGCCGGTGCATAGAGAGATAATGCAGATGTTGAGGGATCAAGGGAAAGTGAGTGCAAGGCTTTTGCAGAGGATAAGGGACCGGGTTCAGAAGTGGTACTATGATGAAGGGTATGCATGTGCTCAGGTTGTGAATTTTGGGAATTTGAATACCAAGGAGGTGGTTTGTGAGGTGGTGGAAGGTGACATTACTCAGAGTAATATTCAGTTCTTGGATAAGCTTGGAAATGTTGTTGAAGGGAACACCCAGGTTGCTGTGGTGAAAAGAGAAATGCCCAGACAG CTTCGACCGGGCCAAGTTTTTAACATTGAGGCAGGGAAGCAAGCTCTAAGGAACATTAATTCTCTAGGTCTGTTTTCAAACATTGAGGTGAACCCACGGCCTGATGAGAAGAATGAGGGAGGTATAATTGTTGAGATAAAGCTTAAAGAACTAGAACAGAAGAGTGCTGAAGTTGCTACAGAATGGAGTATTGTTCCTGGACGTGGAGGGCGTCCCACTCTG GCTTCATTACAGCCTGGTGGAACTATTACTTTTGAACACCGGAATCTCAGTGGGCTAAACAGATCCATTATGGGTTCAGTGACTACCAGCAACTTCCTGAATCCTCAG GATGATCTTGCTTTCAAACTTGAGTATGCACATCCTTATTTGGATGGCGTGTATAATCCACGCAACCGTACTCTACGAGTGAGCTGCTTCAATAGCCGGAAACTGAGTCCGGTCTTCACTGGTGGGCCAGGGGTGGATGAAGTCCCCCCTATATGGGTTGATCGAGCTGGAGTTAAGACTAATATTACAGAG AATTTCACCCGGCAGAGCAAATTCACTTATGGACTTGTAATGGAAGAGATAACAACACGTGATGAAAGCAGTCATATCTGTCCAAATGGCCAAAGAGTGCTGCCCAGTGGAGGAATTAGTGCAGACGGACCTCCCACAACCCTCAGTGGTACTGGCATTGACCGAATGGCTTTTTTACAAGCAAACATTACACGCGATAACACCAAGTTCTTAAATGGAGCTATAGTTGGGTCAAGGAATGTATTTCAG GTAGACCAAGGCCTCGGCATTGGCAGCAAGTTTCCGTTCTTCAACCGCCACCAGCTAACATTGACACGATTTTTCCCGTTGAAGGAAGTGGAAGAAGGTGCTAGTAATCCCCCACCACCTGTCCTTGTCCTTCATGGCCATTATGGTGGCTGTGTTGGAGACCTTCCAAGTTATGATGCTTTTACCCTTGGAGGTCCCTATTCTGTGAGGGGTTACAACATGGGTGAGATAGGCGCTGCCAGAAACATCCTTGAG CTTGCAGCAGAGCTACGGATACCCATAAAAGGTACACATGTGTATGCATTTGCAGAACATGGCAATGATCTGGGAAGTTCAAAGGATGTCAAGGGAAACCCAACAGAAGTCTACAGACGGCTGGGTCATGGGTCTTCATATGGTGCTGGTATAAAGCTAGGTCTAGTCCGAGCTGAGTATGCTGTTGATCATAACTCCGGCACTGGTGCATTGTTCTTCCGATTTGGGGAGAGGTTCTGA
- the LOC126714006 gene encoding low-temperature-induced 65 kDa protein, whose amino-acid sequence MSLDRMHRYGDNPKSPTSPTFEQLLRGDGSKWSPISSSPTFGRDHDPEEDHAHPQKKSVLTKVKEKAKKLRNTLSNKKRNSEDDNTTPSWGVSLDDYEEEEEEEDAEYLGAPMYESELAPEMYRETARQHPREIPVISEKHVLSSSVNCNAEQEKEKTTSPNKTITETVTERLAPAYAAVSDATYALASKVQGLTVSTPAASQTTSREAIAPQPLSGQTVPQTYSGTSVPQTYSSSFAPEIGTHANPNEQIWDKGVSVKEYLMHKLEPGEDERALSQVISEAMSPRSRRTPGDIGVVEKVREAVTSLLWHEESSKHTAANSAKSTTSHLPISTNAHLAKNSASHIPISTNVHEVGEEENHGRILQAN is encoded by the exons ATGAGTCTTGACCGCATGCATAGATATGGTGATAATCCTAAAAGTCCTACAAGCCCCACTTTTGAACAACTTCTCCGAG GCGATGGTTCAAAGTGGTCACCAATCTCCTCATCACCTACATTTGGGAGGGATCATGACCCAGAAGAAGATCATGCCCATCCTCAAAAGAAATCAGTTCTCACCAAAGTGAAGGAGAAGGCCAAGAAATTGAGAAATACTCTCAGCAACAAGAAGAGGAATAGTGAGGATGATAACACCACACCTTCTTGGGGTGTCAGCTTAGATGattatgaagaagaagaagaagaagaagatgctgaATACCTTGGAGCCCCAA TGTATGAATCGGAGCTGGCACCTGAGATGTATAGGGAAACTGCCAGGCAGCATCCAAGAGAAATACCTGTGATTTCTGAAAAGCATGTTTTGTCAAGCAGTGTCAATTGTAATGCtgaacaagaaaaagagaagactACTAGTCCAAACAAGACAATAACTGAAACTGTGACTGAGAGGTTGGCACCAGCTTATGCTGCAGTATCGGATGCAACCTATGCGCTTGCCTCAAAAGTCCAAGGCCTCACAGTTTCAACACCAGCAGCTTCACAGACCACATCAAGGGAGGCTATTGCTCCACAGCCCTTGTCAGGCCAGACAGTTCCACAAACTTATTCAGGCACTTCGGTTCCACAAACTTATTCTTCCTCTTTTGCTCCTGAAATAGGAACGCATGCTAATCCTAATGAGCAAATATGGGATAAGGGTGTTTCAGTGAAGGAGTATTTGATGCATAAACTTGAGCCTGGGGAAGATGAGAGAGCACTTTCTCAAGTGATATCTGAGGCAATGAGTCCAAGGTCAAGGAGAACTCCGGGTGATATAGGTGTGGTGGAGAAGGTGAGAGAGGCTGTGACTTCTTTGCTCTGGCATGAAGAATCGTCCAAACACACAGCTGCGAATTCAGCTAAAAGCACAACATCTCACCTGCCAATTTCCACCAATGCACATTTGGCTAAAAACTCAGCATCACATATTCCGATCTCCACCAATGTTCATGAAg TTGGTGAGGAAGAAAATCATGGAAGAATACTCCAAGCCAATTAA